taaagaagttgtctttttattttagaataataaccatttttctgaagaaaaatacattttttaaaaaaaaaaaataacaaataaaaaaaatgaccatataggatgttattacttcagaaaaaattttattttttattttgtctttttttttttaaaaaaaaaaaagaccaaataaaaaaaaagttgagccaaagttgtgtctctttcattcctaataaaaaaataaaataaaataaagtcttGTACACTATCCATTAATGAATAAAAGAATAGCCTATGAGGCTTTAACCTGATATAGGCCATAAGCTGAATCACAAAATTTTCATGTCTATCTTTTTACTTTCatatatttatagaaaaatacGGTGTTCAAAAATTAGAAACCACCGATTTTCAAGTAGTGCAACAAATTTACACTAGCCCAATGACTCACAActaataatagaaaaaagatCAAAACTAAATGGTAATCTGTACTCTtcttatttatgaaatattacaacaataGAAAAACTTGGATTCGACCACACTTCCACAAGATAGGAGAAGGTTTTGGTGATGTATGGTGGAATAAGAGGCTTGGAAACATgccgtgtgtgtgtgtatatatatatatatatatttgaggtAAAAGTGGATTCTTATTCAAAacattgtgaaaaaaaaaaaaaaaaaaaaccaatatataAGGGAGAAGAACAAcaaatttgtaaaagaaatagTAATAATGTCTATGGGAATGTGTAAGGTTGTATTAAAAGATGAAGTTGGTTGAATGAGGATAGTGATGGTTAGATGACCAAAAAGAAGGTAGTAAGATGAAAAGGCTAAACAATGAGAGAATAACATGTGTCATCCATCAATTCATGTGCAAACGAGCCCCCACATTTAAACTTATATAAGTTCCTCACTACatcactaaaaacaaaaagaagaaaattaataactGTGGATTCTATAAAATacactttaaaatttaatattttataagcTTACCtgcaattaattagaaaacacGAATTTTCTACGTCTACAAATcgtagttttttttaaaaaaaaaaatgtactccCAAATGacgtattttttaatatttgatttaaaatcgcacttcTGATATTTTAAATGACAATTTATGCAGGAATTATATCTCAGTGATACTAAGTGGGGATAAAACAGGAAGGCTAATGAAATATGACCCAGAAAGCAAACAAGTGACTGTTCTTCTCAACAATCTCTCTTTCCCAAATGGTGTGCTATTGGGTGAAAACAGTCACTACATTCTTGTTGCAGAGACAAGTAGATGCAGAGTCAGCAAGTACTGGCTAGAAACATCAAAGGCTGGAACTCATGAAGTGTTTGCTCAACTCCCAGGGTTTCCAGACAACCTCAGTTGGAGTCCTAGGGGAGGATTTTGGGTGGCaatgcattcaagaaaaggaaGGATATTGGAATGGGTTCTTTCCTATCCCTCAATAGGAAATGCTTTGCTTAAGCTCCCTTTTGACATCATGAAAGCTTATTCCTACTTGGCTAAATGGAGTGGAAGTGGGTTGGCAATGAGGTTAAGTGTGGAAGGTGAAATATTGGAAATATTAGAAGATAAAAGTGGAATTAGGTTGACGCCTATGGCTGAAGTGCAGGAGAAAGATGGAACTCTATGGATTGGATCAGTAACTATGCCTTTTGCAGGCAAGTATAAGATAGATAACTCCCTTTAGTTCTGCATGGACAAGGCAATAATGAGGAAAGGCAAAAGGAAAAACGTATGATTTATAAGGATATTGTTTGATTATCTTCTGaaaggtttcttctttttttttttttcttttttttacaaagGAAAAGGCAAATAAAAGATTTGTACTTGATTAACAGAAAAAAGAATGTTACtgctttttataataaaatttacatATGGCCCAAAGCTCCAGTCCTACTTTTCATTCACCTTAGGGTTGGTTCTTGAGGCCCAAGTGTCAATTGGGTGTGTGTGAGTCTGATCAGGATTTAGGAACCAAgagcaaccaaaacaaaaaaactaaacatatcaaaaaattaagGCTGGTAAATTTTGACACAATTCGTGAATTTGATACAAAATTAAATGGTTGAGATTGTAGATTTGAcctattaattaaatggattgggTTAGATTTGACATATAGAGTCTTGTATCCATATCTCGACACTACTCAAACCCGACACTTGACATTGGGGGTTGGCCATTTTTTACACAATccataaaactaacacaaaattagcgggTTAGAGTTGAGAGAACTGaatcgtttaattaaataattcgGATTATGGGTAAACCTTAGAAAgttgtaaaaattaattaattaattaattaaaatataaataaaattaaagattaaaaattaaaaataaaaatcactttGATAGTAACTTCACGACCTAGGTTGATTGAATAAAAGGATTAACATGCATGGCATTTACTTCACAATACATCTTCTCCTTAGTCCTTACTGCATGAATCAAGCAAAGTAAGGCTATATATGCAGTAGATTCTACTTCACAAATACATCTCCTCATCTTTTACAACTTATATAACAACTTTGGCTCCcctaaatgaaataaaaagtaTCCAGTTCTATGGTGAACGGCTTGTTGTGACCTTCccactacccaaaaaaaaaaattcactattcAAGTAGTGACGTACGGGTTTTAATAGTGACGATTCAAAAACATCTAAAAACATGGGGTTAAATCTCGTAGTGACATTTAACTAAttaaagactttttgagtaAATCGTCACCGTCTAAAAAGTAATGTTACTGTTTAAATGTCACCTTTTAAAAGATCGGCATTAATTAATTGGTCTATGAAGTGCCGACATGATTGATTCTTGTAGATAATAACAAATGTCATATTTATGAATGAAATCAAGAAGATTTGAGCAAGAAATGAAAGAGTCAACAGCCAGATCTCGTCCAAGAAAGAAATATTCGCCTAATTAATTGATTATGAAAAACTCCTGCATAatcaattacaataatattttcatcttaAATATTTACGTAGCTATCAAGTATTCATAtaattattgcattttttttttttccattcttaTGAGGGTTTTATTAGATTTCGTAGCTTTATCGATTTACTATAAGTTTGGATCAGTTTAATTGGAatgggtaaatttttttttttttttcatcaataatattatattagtTTGCTCTAATATTAACGGGTGTTGATTTTGTATATTGAGAACACAGTTTATCTATTAAGGGCATATTTAGAATTGTGTTTAAGGAGTCTAAAAAtacgtttaacacttaaaaggcccgtttgaagaaaaaggtagtcgtttggtaaaaaaattaaaaccgcttttaagggtccaaaaaacttaaaaatgatcaaaatgcaCTATTGGCAAAAATTTCATTACAAACAAGCTCTAAGTCTGTCGCTTTCACTAcatcaatatttctttttaagttATCTTTAAACTCTTGAAAAATTATCCATAAAGCAAATTAACTAATAAAGGCTCTTCAGAAATTCTCACTTCCAAAAGAAAGTGAAAGCATTTTCTGTAAAGCTTGAATAGAAAAATGCTTTCGTTAAGCTTCATTTTcctcatttattaaaaagaatTCAACTCAATATATCATCCTTCCATTTGTATTATATTGACCACCTATTTTCTTTGAGCACTGTGAAATTTCATTGAAGTAGGTGTCATCTTCAGGCCCAATTAGTGACAcgatgccaaaaaaaaaataataataatacaagtaTCTTAAGGTTGAAAGAAGAGGTTGAGATTTTCCATGTGAACGTATATGATTGCTCCCAGCTGGTGGATCCCATTTTATCCcccaaccaaaaagaaaaagcttcatTCAATAGCTGGTGGATCCCATTTTATCCCCCAaccaaaaggagaaaaaaaaaaagcttcattcAATACcgatatttactttatatatgaaataattaaactAATTGGGTAGTCCATGAACAAATTTGAGCTcgactaaaaaataaatgaagagagcTTGAACAAATTATCTAGTTCAGTAATAAGCTCGATCTTGGCtcgtgttaaaaaaaaaaattaaatgaaccgAGTTTGAACATTTAATACTCAGCTCGACTCGATTATAGCCATAATCCTTTGTCTTCAATTCTATTCGctacaattagcaaaaaaagGACAAGGGTGATGACCCAGAAAGTCAACAAAATTAATATTGCCTCACtcttaaattcaataatattaGTGAAATTCAGTCGGTGCTTCTCATTTgaaaaagaactctaattttgTGAGATTTGGATTCACAATAATTGTTTGTCCAAATTAAAGTAAACGATCCAGCTATTCCGGTAGGTGGTCGGAGAGCCcgaattactagcaattaatcaattaattgttgCGAATCTAATACGACTTTGTGAGAGCTAAAACAGATGAGATATTGCCATTATTTGAGATAATGGCCATTATTTTCGATTATGATCACTAtgatgatattttattattattagtttggGTTAAATACGCTTAATCCCTCTAAAGTCTAAACTatcagttttttttaaaaaaaaaaaattaaaaaaaaaaattgttctaaaAAATACATCAAACCATCATTTTATTGCAAAAATGCTACTCTATTAGGGTTGACCATTAGAATAGATGAAAAAAACACTAACCAGGAGCCAAAAACTATCTTCTAAAGCAAGGAGGCTAGGCAATCACTCTTTTCTAAAACACTAACACATGCGTAAAACAGTCTAAAATATGTCCTAAAAAGAGGTTTAAATAATgcctaaaacactaaaaattgtCTTAGGTTGTGATTAAGAGGCAATAACCATAATCACAACTGCTTGTATAccttaattgaattattatataCAGTCGACctaattgaattatttttaatctttaaaattgtactaTATGTGTTCTATGAAAGAATGTTCATTTAAGGTATGTCTCTGtgtcacatatatataatgtgattataaagtatatataattacggtgttcagtgtttattccaattaaagattattttgtgaaatcaaatattttaaattaatttattgatttgattcttgtggaaacaaatatttgaattcattattgattttattttgtagaaTCAAATAATCTGAAttgattattgatttgatttttattccttgatgggaggaataaatAAGGTAACAGTTCTGATTAAGAATGTCTGACTTACCTATAAATAAGATATGTGTATTCTATTTATTGGCACTCACtagtaggcataggtcagaagaacatttctctatatttctattttctagAGTCTCTAATTGCTGCAAAGGGGGTCTTCTTCACTTCGATTAGGccagaggtatttatataattaattatttcgctgctaattttatattattaattagtatttaattatatatataattcttacatgtggtatcaaagccatctCTGTGCTATATTTGCTTAGCATAAGTTATGTGGTTTATTGTGCTCGGTTCGTGAACATTGTTTAGTAACTttagttttatatttctatCGTTAATAATACGATTGGAATAAGGCATGCAACTTTAACACTGTTGAGTGTTTTATTTctgaattgatattgtatgCACTGTTCTCTTTTTTGGACTAAACCAACACCTATTGTCTTTGACCTTGGAGAACCCTTGGACCAAATTATCGTAAGACCCGAAAGGGTCTGCCTACTTTTAGCCGAAAATCTAGCCACCACACACCAGCACTAAAGCCACCGGTGAGCACTGGTTTCCTTCCCTAAGGTGGCAGTGGCGTTGGCTGGATAAATTGAGCAGCAGGCCTATGCGGGCCGCCAGTGACTCAAGGCAGCGGCAGAGCTGCCGCTGGGCTGGACGACGCCATGGCTTCATACCGGTCAGCATTGTCTAGGGCCGCTGTGCGGCGGCCTTGCACAGCTGCCGCATGAAGCAAGAGGGGGCCCATCACGGCCGCCGGTAGGGGACAGCATAGGGCTGCCTGTGGTCTGACGCCGCCTTCTTTCCATTCACCACGACCGTCTGGCTATTGGGCACCGGCCCTGTGTGGCCGGCGCATGAGGAAAATGAGCGGGGCGGCGGCGATATATGGGGAAGAGGAGGGGCAGCGACTAGGGTTTGGGATTATTTTTCGGGTTAGGGTTTTAAGATCCGGGTACGGTTTTCAAACCCATATGGGAACCGGGCCTAGTGTTTTGGGCCActgggtatgggtttattttaacccaagcccaattctgttaaaaaaataaataataaaatttgtttattaagTGGGCTAACCCGATTGGGCCAACCCAATACAGAAACTAAAGGCTGACCCAATAAGGAAGCCCGACCCGATAACCCATcctgttaaaaataaaaaaggtgggGAAAGCTGCTAGGACTCATGTGGGTTTAGAGCTTGGGCTCTCAAGGTGAGCCCAAGGTAAAAGGGCCTAAGACACTCTTTTAGACTATTAGACCATGCATTTTCATATGCTTTCATATAGCAATTGAATATatcttattatttaaattgtttagcattgaaattattatttctttaatgcatggACTTAAGATTAAATCtattccttttatttatattatttaaatataaattgtttgatgcataaacctgagaataattaactaagccatATATGTTGGTGAACATTTATGCTACTATCCAAAATTGTAATGTCTAGGAAAGTTTTGGCAAGGAAAAGTCATGGGATTTAAGTGTGCTATTGTGTGCCCCCTCACTTACCTCAGAACAATCTGGTTGTACTTtagaaaaatattgtttaccCACTTTCATGTTGGTTTGatcttttattcttgggaactttgttttggcatctatacagttattagatgttaatgaagtcatgattatcataataattttgggagagccacagtaTCCCAATTTTATattgataattgcatcaagattatatatgtgaacttcaggCATCTATACAATTATTAGATATTAATTAAGTCGttattatcataataattttgggagagccacagcatcccgataaTTGCACCAAGATTATATACGTGAACTTCATAAGgaaattaacatcatgttgtaattaattcataaatttaattgcTAATCCCCACAaagacatttttatttttatgaattaattagaataagatagtaaatttaacgttggaaataaaatttcttttaagcccacaggtacggaaaattatatttattaatgctaCATTTATTAGTCGTATTAatagagtaaatttcatgcgtgatatAACCTTTACCCACATGtatgtattcctactgctttgattattaatattttatgttccaataattcaaTAATGGTAATCtttcctgactgaaaagaaaatgtgctttttcactttggggtgtttggagactgaattggcaTTTTGTGTGgacgaatcaccttctcccacaGAATCAAGaacgccacatgagattattaaacatgaacgattttagtgatttaaatcgcttaagtttcaatattcatgaaatctcatatcaacaaaagcattagggttttattccctAATATTTTAGGGCGAAAGAAAGGTCGTTGAGGAACATTTAATGAGTTCCAAAAAGGCTTGGCcagcaccctaatagaaaagctttaaagcaAAACATTTTACAGTTTTAAAATGTGCCTAAGCACATTATGAAAATGAAAGACATAACAACTCATTTTAAAGTCCCTAAAGGTTAAGTTTTTGAGTCattttggtcaattttatttttaattctctcatctaaatatggtatttttttcaaatatattgtggtgcacataaggataactgatcaataaAGGAACTTCtaatcatgtgtgttcaagaagatgagaaactaagacatgagaatccaaaagttactcatgttaagggaaagaccttGATATGTCCAATAgttaatgaatgagaacaaggtgccaacaaagtattatggcaattaagatacttgtttttctttaattggtctatggACATAAAGTTATTGTTTATTGTGCccatatattattcttatccgtggagataaaataaagttggacccgaatggCTTATATGAAGtccattcataaagtacattatccataaaatactcatttagggaggtattacacattgtgatacatggaaggaacggcttatcatataaagGTTTTACcaccatgattcgtgtgtagtattccttcAGTGAGTGGGAGGATTTCATGAatagttggaataaataaagtaatggtCATATCATAGAACCGAACACTGTAAGGAATTTACGTGTTATAAGGGCTAGttggagaatgtaagaaatttcatttaaggtATGTCCAttatgtcacatatatataatgtgattataaagtatatataattacggtgtttggtgatttattccaattaaagatTATTCTGTgaaagcaaatattttgaattaaattattgatttgattCTTGTGGAAATAAATATTCgaattcattattgattttattttgtggaatcaaataATCTGAAttgattattgatttgatttttattccttgatgggaggaataaatAAGGTAACAATTATGATTGAgggtccctgacctacctataaataaggcttaTGTATTCCAttattggcactcactggtaggcataggtcagaggAACCTTTCTCTATATTTCTAGGTCTTCTTCACTtcgcttgagcaaagcaattggccagaggtatatatataattaaatgctaattaacaatatacaATTTATAGCggaataattaattatataaatacttaTGGCCATCACTTGCTCAAGCGAAGTGAAGAAAAGCCCTTTGCAGCAATCAGAGACTCCAGAAAATAGAACTATAGAGAAATGTTCTTCTCActtatgcctaccagtgagtgtcaATAGATAGAATACatatgccttatttataggtaggtcagagACCCTTAATCATAACTGTTACCTTATTTATTCCTTcaatcaaggaataaaaatcaaatcaataatcaaTTCATATTATTTGattccataaaataaaatcaataatgaattcgaatatttgtttccacaagaatcaaatcaataatttaattcaaaatatttgatttcacagaATAatctttaattggaataaatctCTAAACACCGTAATTGTATATACTTTATAATTACattatgtgacataagggacataccttaaatgaaatttcttacattctcccatttggcccttatgacacatgaATTCCTTATGGTATTCGGTTCTATAATATGACCATTACTTTcattattccaaccattcatggaatcctcctaCTCACTCAATGAATACTACatacgaatcatggcggtaaaacctttatatgataagccgtcccttccatgtatcacaatGTGTAATACCttcctaaatgagtactttatggataatgtactttatgaatggaCTTTATATAAGACATTCAAGTCCAACCTTattttatccccacggataagaataatatatgtgCACAAAAAACAATAACTTTATGTCCATaaaccaattaaagagaaactaagcacaaatgaattaatgagtctcatatattccacatgactttattATACTTTCTTTATCGGTAAActtttagtcatgggatccgcaatcattaattcagtacttatatgctcaatagacacttcatgccacttaatgttctctttcatagtgatactttatgttaatatacatacttctgcttctactcaatttatttttagaaaagatAACTGTCGTAaaattaactcagaagatctttatgggtctaactataaaatcgacaatcttgagacctttaacaaaaatgtctcaacatAATGCATGTGTAACaaattcacagcatgtaatgacttttgctttcacGGTAGACTTAGCAACTGTAGTCTACATACTGCATCTTCAGTATATAGCCTTTcaacaataagaaaatatatatatactgaagttgattctctactatctacacatttagcaaaaatcaaacatGAATAAACACTACCAAATGGTAAGCGTATCTTTAGGTTAAGCTGTAGTTCTTGGTTCCTTGCATCTTCTACAATACCATATTTGCAGCTCTCCATTGACCCAATAGTCCGactgctatttcaatgtcaggtctaatgtagacctgtgTATACATATGGAATATATTTCATCTGCTTTagttccaatacattttgggacattgATCTATACTAAATTTATTCCCTTTAATAATAAATGCTACTGAAAATTCATAGTTCTTCACtctgaatctctcccaaaacttttcAATGTAGGTCTTTAGAGACAGTcttaatattctttaatttttgtgtCTGTGAATCTCTATGTCAATTACATAAGAGGTTTCAGCCAAATACTTCATTTTCAAAGTTTAGTGAGAGggactttatgtagcaaacctaaattgttgcttgcaagcaaaatattatctatacataggactaaaagaaaagtaactttactcccactaaccttaatgtatatataatgattaacaaggttctcaataaaaccatatgaggcaataaccttgtaaaatattatataccactAATGAGAGGCCTATCTTAGCCCATTAATAGAcatccttaatttgcaagctttctgactaTTATCAATAAAAcctttaggaaaaaatataaaatggccccccaaactaccagtcattttcaatttagctccctaatgttcaaaatgtaataaagtagccccctaaactactaaCCAgctgcaatttggccactccgttagtcattaccttcaaaatggatgaaaaattcaaaacaacgtcgttttgttgaggttaagttactaaaatgccctttttgaaaaaaaaaatcaataaaaaaagcccaaaaaacgttgtctccctctctctctctctctcccttcaaCCCTCTCTCCCCTTCAGCCCTTAGGAAACAATTTCTCCCCCAAAACCATTAACGCATTTCTCTCCCCCACCCACGCCGGAAGCCAGATCGGAGACGTCACCATAGGACAACGACCAACAGTGCCGCTGCCCACCATCCAATGCTTCTCTCCTCAAATGctcctctctctccccctcACCCTCTAGAACCCAAACATATTTGCTACTGAAATAATCGGCGACGCCCACCCACCATGGCACCGGCTTGGACAAGTATGTATACTTGTTTACATATAAAGATtagatttttcattatttctgaTTTACTTGCCTAAATGGGTTGgctttggtttttgttttgatttgtttgtttatctATGATTGGtggttgttttgtttgatttcgaaTATGAGTAAGAATTTTAGGGCCTCCGTCTTTGCCCACCATAGGCACCGAGCGCA
Above is a genomic segment from Corylus avellana chromosome ca9, CavTom2PMs-1.0 containing:
- the LOC132161638 gene encoding protein STRICTOSIDINE SYNTHASE-LIKE 2-like, which produces MESKVFLTATIIVVLSGFIAFKQIKPSSHEDNLSEFELLPLDDAVGPESFAFDPHGGGPYTGISDGRIIKWQQDQRRWINFATTSPHRDGCEGPQDHDRTEHICGRPLGLRFKTSTGDLYVADAYMGLLIVGADGGMATKLATQAQGLPLGFTNSLDIDQRSGVVYFTDSSTQYPRRNYISVILSGDKTGRLMKYDPESKQVTVLLNNLSFPNGVLLGENSHYILVAETSRCRVSKYWLETSKAGTHEVFAQLPGFPDNLSWSPRGGFWVAMHSRKGRILEWVLSYPSIGNALLKLPFDIMKAYSYLAKWSGSGLAMRLSVEGEILEILEDKSGIRLTPMAEVQEKDGTLWIGSVTMPFAGKYKIDNSL